One window from the genome of Paenibacillus azoreducens encodes:
- a CDS encoding metal ABC transporter substrate-binding protein yields MGIAAAGCGPENQAKIVEGKVNVVTTFYPIYEFAKAIGGDDANVINLLPAGVEPHDWTPKSQDIVNTSKAQLFFYNGAGLEGWVPQFLKGLNRDSKIKAVEVSQGIKLIEADEEKDQHHEGEGPQTRHHIDPHTWVSPKSAMIMAENMKESYIEADPAHKEAYTSRYMDLKKKLEELDGEFSSKLAAMPRKEIVVSHEAFGYMARDYGLTQHAIMGLSPDAEPRAQDLLNLSKLVKEEGIHYIFFEELVSDRLAKTLASETGAEVLVLNPVEGLTEEQLKQGDDYFSLMRKNLQNLILALQ; encoded by the coding sequence ATGGGGATAGCCGCCGCAGGTTGCGGTCCGGAAAATCAGGCGAAAATCGTTGAAGGAAAGGTCAATGTCGTGACGACGTTTTATCCGATATATGAATTTGCCAAAGCAATCGGCGGAGATGATGCCAACGTCATCAACCTGCTGCCTGCCGGCGTCGAACCTCATGACTGGACGCCTAAAAGCCAGGATATCGTAAACACGTCCAAAGCGCAGCTGTTTTTCTATAACGGCGCGGGATTGGAAGGTTGGGTTCCTCAATTTCTGAAAGGATTGAACCGCGACAGCAAGATAAAGGCGGTTGAAGTCAGTCAGGGAATCAAGCTGATTGAAGCGGATGAGGAAAAGGATCAGCATCATGAGGGTGAAGGGCCGCAAACGAGACATCATATTGATCCGCATACATGGGTTAGCCCTAAATCGGCTATGATCATGGCCGAAAATATGAAGGAAAGCTACATCGAGGCCGATCCTGCCCATAAAGAAGCATATACGAGCCGATATATGGATCTGAAAAAAAAGCTGGAAGAGCTGGATGGAGAGTTCAGTTCCAAGCTGGCGGCAATGCCGCGCAAGGAGATCGTCGTGTCGCATGAAGCTTTTGGTTATATGGCCCGGGATTACGGGCTCACCCAACATGCAATCATGGGGTTGTCTCCGGATGCCGAACCGCGGGCTCAGGACTTGCTGAACCTTTCCAAATTGGTGAAGGAAGAGGGCATTCATTATATCTTTTTCGAGGAATTGGTATCGGATCGCTTGGCCAAAACATTGGCATCGGAAACGGGTGCGGAAGTGTTGGTGTTGAACCCTGTTGAGGGGCTTACGGAGGAGCAGCTGAAGCAGGGAGATGATTATTTTTCGCTGATGCGCAAAAATTTGCAGAACCTGATATTGGCGCTGCAATAG
- a CDS encoding metal ABC transporter ATP-binding protein yields MFTPSSDECHQPVVELEHISFSYRDQQVISDLSFAVKERDFVGIIGSNGAGKSTLLRMIVGLLPMAQGEIKLFGEPIRKFKDWERIGYVPQKKAFNPLFPATVREVVLSGLYNKKNLFRRVSKSQQQQCDDALEVMGIQSIAGKRIGELSGGQQQRAFLARAMINHPDLLILDEPTVGIDAKTQADFFELITHMHQHHHMTFLMVSHDMYMMENYLGKEPKQSSGSIQFYVRHSHEIQNCEVRDLQHSLS; encoded by the coding sequence ATGTTTACGCCAAGCAGCGATGAATGTCATCAACCTGTGGTAGAGCTTGAACATATTTCTTTTTCCTACCGTGATCAACAGGTCATTTCAGATTTAAGTTTTGCCGTCAAGGAAAGGGATTTTGTCGGCATTATCGGTTCAAATGGTGCGGGTAAATCCACTTTGCTGCGGATGATTGTGGGATTGCTGCCTATGGCACAAGGAGAAATCAAGTTATTCGGCGAACCGATCCGGAAATTCAAGGACTGGGAACGGATTGGTTACGTCCCGCAAAAAAAAGCGTTTAATCCGCTTTTTCCGGCAACGGTAAGAGAGGTCGTATTATCAGGATTGTACAATAAGAAAAATCTGTTCCGCAGAGTCAGCAAAAGCCAGCAGCAGCAATGCGATGATGCGCTTGAGGTGATGGGCATCCAGTCGATCGCCGGCAAAAGGATCGGGGAGCTTTCGGGCGGGCAGCAGCAGCGGGCTTTTTTGGCCAGAGCGATGATCAATCATCCGGATCTGCTTATTTTGGATGAGCCTACCGTCGGGATTGACGCCAAAACCCAGGCCGATTTCTTCGAATTGATCACTCATATGCATCAGCATCATCACATGACGTTTCTGATGGTATCCCATGATATGTACATGATGGAAAATTACCTGGGTAAAGAGCCGAAGCAGTCGAGCGGCAGCATCCAATTCTACGTCCGCCATTCCCATGAAATACAAAATTGCGAAGTTCGCGATCTGCAGCATTCGCTGTCCTGA
- a CDS encoding metal ABC transporter permease, producing MLSDFFQRALTGGILIGITAPLIGIFLVLRRLSMIGDTLAHVTIAGVALGFLIEVYPLGTGLVFAVLASFAIEKLRKAYKSYAELSIAIIMSGGVALASLFFTLGMGYNTDVMSYLFGSIYTLDTQDLYVVGAVTLVVVVVILLFFKEFFLLSFEEDAASVNGLPVRLLNMLITVLTALVISTAIKIVGALLVSALLTIPVAISLLIARSFKSSVILSVVISEIAVIIGLVIAGIWNLAPGATIVLLLIALLILTMAGKKGFSI from the coding sequence ATGCTAAGTGATTTTTTTCAGCGGGCTTTGACCGGCGGTATTCTGATCGGGATCACTGCTCCGCTTATCGGTATTTTTTTGGTGCTCCGCAGATTGTCCATGATCGGGGACACGTTAGCGCATGTAACCATAGCTGGCGTAGCCCTGGGGTTCTTGATCGAGGTGTATCCGCTGGGTACCGGGCTTGTTTTCGCCGTACTTGCATCCTTTGCGATCGAAAAACTGCGGAAAGCCTATAAAAGTTACGCAGAGTTGTCCATCGCGATCATTATGTCCGGCGGAGTCGCGCTTGCCTCTTTGTTTTTTACACTCGGTATGGGTTACAATACAGATGTGATGAGTTATTTGTTCGGAAGCATTTATACGTTGGATACGCAGGATTTGTATGTGGTTGGAGCCGTTACGCTGGTTGTCGTCGTCGTGATTCTTTTGTTTTTCAAAGAGTTTTTTCTGCTCAGCTTTGAGGAAGATGCCGCGAGCGTCAATGGACTGCCTGTGCGACTGCTCAACATGCTGATAACCGTATTAACGGCGCTTGTCATCAGCACGGCGATCAAAATTGTGGGGGCGCTGCTGGTTTCGGCTCTGCTGACCATTCCGGTTGCCATCAGTCTGCTGATTGCGAGAAGCTTCAAATCCTCCGTCATATTATCCGTCGTCATTTCCGAAATTGCCGTCATTATCGGACTCGTCATCGCCGGCATTTGGAATTTGGCGCCAGGGGCAACGATCGTTCTTCTATTGATTGCACTGCTTATTTTGACCATGGCCGGCAAAAAAGGTTTTTCGATATAG
- a CDS encoding cytochrome c biogenesis CcdA family protein — protein MSNLNIGIAFLAGLASFISPCCLPLYPSYLSYITGMSVQQLKTEQNKREVRFRTMTHTLAFILGFSVVFYTLGVSAGFLGNFFYNNRDLIRQLSAILIIVMGLFLLGIFQPKFLMRDYKMDLKFKPAGYIGSFIFGIGFSAGWSPCVGPILTAIIGLAATQPGSWFSLITAYTLGFAVPFFVLAFFIGSTKWIVKYSGLMMKIGGALMLLMGVLLFTNQMTKITIWLQMITPDWLKF, from the coding sequence TTGTCAAACTTGAATATTGGGATCGCGTTTTTGGCGGGGCTGGCTTCCTTCATTTCTCCGTGCTGCCTGCCGCTGTATCCGTCGTATTTATCCTATATTACAGGCATGTCGGTACAGCAGCTCAAAACGGAGCAGAACAAACGGGAAGTCCGGTTCCGGACCATGACGCATACGCTCGCATTTATTTTAGGTTTTTCCGTCGTTTTTTACACGCTTGGCGTCAGCGCGGGTTTTTTGGGCAACTTTTTCTATAATAACCGCGATCTGATCCGCCAGCTATCCGCTATTTTGATTATTGTCATGGGACTGTTTCTGCTTGGCATATTCCAGCCTAAATTTCTGATGCGCGATTATAAGATGGACCTGAAATTCAAGCCTGCCGGATACATAGGATCTTTTATTTTCGGAATCGGTTTTTCTGCAGGATGGTCTCCTTGCGTCGGACCCATTCTCACCGCGATCATCGGACTTGCGGCAACGCAGCCCGGTTCGTGGTTTTCGCTGATTACGGCCTATACGCTGGGATTTGCCGTACCGTTTTTCGTTTTGGCTTTTTTTATCGGATCGACAAAGTGGATCGTAAAGTATTCGGGCCTCATGATGAAGATCGGCGGCGCATTGATGCTGCTGATGGGCGTTCTGTTGTTTACGAACCAAATGACCAAAATTACGATCTGGCTGCAGATGATTACCCCGGATTGGCTGAAATTCTAA
- the mntR gene encoding transcriptional regulator MntR, with product MPTPSMEDYLERIYKLIDEKGYARVSDIAEGLEVHPSSVTKMIQKLDKDEYLIYEKYRGLVLTSKGKKVGKRLVDRHQLLEEFLTMIGVSDEHIYTDVEGIEHHLSWDSITHIETLVEYFRRDEQRLQELRSIHNELVGDS from the coding sequence ATGCCAACGCCGAGCATGGAAGATTATTTGGAGCGCATCTACAAGCTGATTGATGAAAAGGGGTATGCTCGCGTCTCGGATATTGCCGAAGGCCTTGAGGTTCATCCTTCATCCGTCACCAAAATGATTCAAAAGCTGGATAAGGATGAATACTTGATTTATGAGAAATACCGCGGACTTGTCTTGACCAGCAAAGGCAAAAAAGTGGGTAAACGTTTAGTGGACCGCCATCAACTTTTGGAAGAGTTTTTGACGATGATCGGTGTATCCGATGAGCATATCTATACGGACGTGGAAGGAATCGAGCATCATTTGAGCTGGGATTCCATCACGCATATCGAAACGCTTGTGGAATATTTCCGCCGGGATGAACAGCGTCTTCAGGAATTGCGGAGCATTCACAATGAACTAGTGGGAGATTCGTAA